The window TGGCGGGATTTTTGTTGTTTTTTATCTCCCTATTCATCATACCTGAACCAACCGCAACCGTCAGCCCGCAGCAAACCGTTGAGCCGGGTCAGCAGCAAACTACCGGTTCAGCCGTGTATAAATAAACCACCCTGATGTACTGACCTCATTGTATAAACCTTGCAACAGGTCCCTAGTCACTAATTAAGCTTCTTATTTGGTAATAAGGAAATAATACTAAAAAAACTTGATCGAGGTGGATTGCAATATGGTAATGTTAGGAGACCCTTTTGTCGCCAATGTTCCAAGGCAATTATCCGCTGAAGAGTTGTTGCAGGCCTTGCGTGTCGACATGGCAGGTGAACTGGAGGCAATCATCGGTTACGAAGCGCATGCAATGGCCACGTCCGACGAGAGAGTGAAGGAAGTTCTCTATCACATTGCTGATGAAGAAAGACAGCATGTGGGTGAGTTGCAGCAACAGCGTTGCGCACATCCTGTTCGGTAAGCTGTGGCTTTGGCGCGTCGGCGCCTTGCTGCAAGGAGCAGCCCGTAAGCGAACAAAAAACAAGCACAAGTAGTAGTGTAACAAGAAGTATCGGCCTACTGCGCATGAAATCAGCCCTCCCCTTTTTCTCTAACAATACCATAAAACGCCTTCATAAAAAAATGCGGGCGCCATTCATTGACACAAATGCAACATAGAGCCATATAAGTTCGGCTAACCCGCCGTGCCCAATTGAAATGGCGCCTACATGAACAGGTCTTCATCTACAGAAAAGAATCAACCTGTGTCTCAATAACCGATATCTCCTGGTCGGTCAGTTGGCGACCCAGCAGTTCTTTGAGAGCTTTTATCGACGCGCCGATGGCAATGCGCCTGATATCTTTTTCTTCACTTTTTACAGGGGGCATCTGCGAACGGGGCGTTTCAAATTTCGCAGACGGAAGTCCGGGGCTCATAGCAGCCGCCATTTTATCCAACGAGGCTTCTTCCTCCATTACCAATTCATCATATCCCCCGGGCATAAAATTATTACCGTTTTCTACAGACGCATGGTCTGCGCTCTTCCCGTTTTCTTCCCTTTTCCTTTTTTGTTCTTCTTTCCTGGCGCAGTACTTTGCATACTCCTTTTGTATGGTTTCTTCCACCGCAATCATTTCGGCCCTATGCGCTTCCAGGAAGATGGTTTGTTCAGGCGCATGCTTTTGAAATACCTCGATCAAATCGTGCTGATTGGCAACCAGCGCTTGCAGCGCGGGGAAAACCTTGATCGGCACTCTGGCCAGCTCTTTATCATA is drawn from Pelotomaculum schinkii and contains these coding sequences:
- a CDS encoding demethoxyubiquinone hydroxylase family protein, producing the protein MVMLGDPFVANVPRQLSAEELLQALRVDMAGELEAIIGYEAHAMATSDERVKEVLYHIADEERQHVGELQQQRCAHPVR